The Drosophila mauritiana strain mau12 chromosome 2R, ASM438214v1, whole genome shotgun sequence genome has a segment encoding these proteins:
- the LOC117137858 gene encoding probable cytochrome P450 12d1 proximal, mitochondrial, whose amino-acid sequence MNTLSSARSVAIYVGPVRSLRSASVLAHDQAKSSIAEEHKTYDEIPRPNKFKFMRAFMPGGEFQNASITEYTSTMRKRYGDIYVMPGMFGRMDWVTTFNTKDIEMVFRNEGIWPHRDGLDSIIYFREHVRPDVYGEVQGLVASQNEAWGKLRSAINPIFMQPRGLRMYYEPLSNINNEFIERIKEIRDPKTLEVPEDFTDEISRLVFESLGLVAFDRQMGLIRKNRDNPDALTLFQTSRDIFRLTFKLDIQPSMWKIISTPTYRKMKRTLNDSLNVAQKMLKENQDALEKRRQAGEKINSNSMLERLMEIDSKVAVIMSLDILFAGVDATATLLSAVLLCLSKHPDKQAKLREELLSIMPTKDSLLNEESMKDMPYLRAVIKETLRYYPNGLGTMRTCQNDVILSGYRVPKGTTVLLGSNVLMKESKYYPRPDEFLPERWLRDPETGKKMQVSPFTFLPFGFGPRMCIGKRVVDLEMETTVAKLIRNFHVEFNRDASRPFKTMFVMEPAITFPFKFTDVEQ is encoded by the exons ATGAATACATTGAGCAGTGCGCGATCTGTGGCGATATACGTAGGCCCCGTTCGATCTTTAAGATCAGCCTCCGTTTTGGCACACGATCAAGCTAAATCTAGT ATAGCGGAGGAACACAAGACCTACGATGAGATTCCGCGGCccaataaattcaaattcatGAGGGCTTTCATGCCCGGTGGTGAATTCCAAAATGCATCGATTACGGAATACACCAGTACCATGCGAAAGCGTTATGGAGATATCTATGTAATGCCCGGTATGTTTGGCCGTATGGATTGGGTCACCACATTCAACACGAAGGACATTGAGATGGTATTCCGCAACGAGGGTATCTGGCCACATCGTGATGGCCTAGATTCCATCATATATTTCCGCGAACACGTTCGACCAGATGTTTACGGTGAGGTTCAAGGATTGGTGGCTTC ACAAAACGAGGCGTGGGGAAAACTAAGATCAGCCATTAATCCCATCTTCATGCAACCCAGGGGCTTAAGAATGTATTACGAACCACTGTCTAATATCAATAATGAGTTTATAGAGCG CATTAAGGAAATCCGCGATCCAAAAACTCTGGAAGTTCCCGAAGATTTCACGGATGAAATAAGCCGGCTTGTTTTCGAGTCACTCGGCCTGGTGGCTTTCGATCGGCAAATGGGTCTGATTCGAAAAAACCGCGATAATCCCGATGCATTGACCCTCTTCCAGACCTCGAGAGATATTTTCCGGCTCACATTCAAGCTAGACATCCAGCCCTCCATGTGGAAGATAATATCGACGCCCACCTACAGGAAAATGAAGCGAACTCTCAATGACAGTTTGAATGTGGCCCAAAAAATGTTGAAGGAAAATCAGGATGCACTGGAAAAGCGTCGCCAGGctggcgaaaaaataaatagtaacAGTATGCTGGAGAGATTAATGGAGATCGATAGCAAGGTGGCGGTGATTATGAGTCTGGACATCCTCTTCGCCGGTGTGGATGCCACAGCCACGCTTCTGTCGGCTGTTTTACTGTGCCTCTCAAAGCACCCGGATAAGCAGGCGAAGCTGCGGGAGGAGCTCTTGAGTATCATGCCCACAAAGGATTCACTACTCAACGAGGAGAGCATGAAGGATATGCCATATTTGAGGGCTGTGATCAAGGAGACGCTGCGATACTATCCCAATGGCTTGGGAACCATGAGAACCTGCCAAAACGATGTTATACTTTCGGGCTACCGGGTGCCCAAGGGAACGACTGTGCTGCTCGGCTCAAATGTGCTGATGaaggaaagtaaatattaTCCGCGACCAGATGAATTTCTGCCGGAGCGCTGGCTAAGGGATCCGGAAACCGGAAAGAAGATGCAGGTCAGCCCCTTCACCTTCCTTCCCTTCGGCTTTGGACCCCGCATGTGCATTGGCAAGCGAGTGGTGGACCTGGAAATGGAGACCACCGTGGCCAAGTTGATTCGCAATTTCCATGTGGAGTTCAATCGGGATGCCAGCCGGCCATTCAAGACCATGTTCGTCATGGAACCGGCAATTACGTTCCCCTTCAAATTCACGGATGTCGAACAATAA
- the LOC117136526 gene encoding probable cytochrome P450 12d1 proximal, mitochondrial, which produces MSILQNAQRAVFSNGSVQLVRASSSQAQILANVADSQVTEARSYKDIPRPSKLEFARAFMPGGEFYDASIFDYAAAMRNRYGDIFIMPGMFGRKDWVTTFSTKDIETVFRSEGTWPERDFFPSITYFRTHKRPDVYGESVGLISAQAESWGKMRSAVNPIFMQPKGLKTYYEPLSNINNEFIERIKEIRDDKTLEVPDDFMEEISRLVFESLGLVAFDRPMGLISRNRDNPDALTLFQNTKQTFRYAFELDIKPSMWKFISTPTFRKMMRLLDDILMLSQKMIKDTEDSLEKRRQAGEEVNGNSMLQRMLKVDPKLAVIMSMDVLLAGVDATSNLLSAVLLCLAKNPEKQAKLREELKKIMPTKDTLLNDETMKDMPYLRAVIKEALRYYPNGLGTLRTCPADITLSGYHVPKGSHVALGFNVLLRDNEYYTQADKFLPERWLRDPQTGKKTPISAFSYLPFGFGPRMCIGRRLVDLEIETSVAKLIRNFQVEFNYDASRPYKTFVFMEPAIPFRFKFTDIDQ; this is translated from the exons atGAGTATTTTGCAGAATGCGCAGCGTGCTGTCTTTTCAAATGGATCCGTTCAGCTTGTGAGGGCATCCTCTAGCCAGGCACAGATTTTGGCCAAT GTAGCCGATAGTCAAGTCACTGAAGCGAGATCCTATAAGGACATTCCACGTCCCAGTAAACTGGAGTTTGCAAGGGCATTTATGCCTGGTGGAGAATTTTACGATGCTTCCATTTTCGATTATGCAGCAGCGATGAGGAATCGTTATGGTGACATCTTCATAATGCCTGGAATGTTTGGTCGCAAGGATTGGGTCACCACATTCAGTACAAAGGACATCGAGACTGTTTTCCGCAGCGAGGGAACGTGGCCGGAAAGGGATTTCTTTCCCTCGATCACATATTTCCGCACTCATAAACGACCAGATGTTTATGGGGAAAGTGTGGGTCTGATATCCGC GCAAGCAGAGTCGTGGGGCAAGATGCGATCAGCCGTGAATCCAATTTTCATGCAACCCAAAGGATTGAAAACTTATTACGAACCACTTTCCAACATCAACAACGAGTTCATTGAGCG CATTAAAGAAATTCGAGATGATAAAACTCTGGAGGTGCCCGATGACTTCATGGAGGAAATAAGCCGGCTGGTTTTCGAATCCCTTGGCTTGGTGGCTTTTGATCGCCCAATGGGTTTGATCAGCCGGAATCGAGACAATCCCGATGCCTTGACTTTGTTCCAAAACACGAAGCAAACATTCAGATATGCCTTTGAACTGGATATAAAGCCGTCAATGTGGAAATTTATCTCCACTCCAACCTTTCGGAAAATGATGCGTCTCCTCGATGACATCTTAATGCTGTCGCAGAAAATGATAAAGGACACCGAGGACTCCCTGGAAAAGCGGCGCCAGGCAGGCGAAGAGGTAAATGGGAATAGCATGTTGCAGCGGATGTTGAAGGTGGATCCCAAACTGGCGGTGATAATGAGCATGGACGTATTGTTGGCCGGTGTGGATGCCACATCCAATCTGCTGTCAGCCGTGCTCCTTTGCCTGGCTAAGAATCCAGAGAAGCAGGCGAAGCTGAGAGAGGAACTCAAGAAGATTATGCCCACCAAGGACACCCTTCTCAATGATGAGACCATGAAGGATATGCCCTATTTGAGGGCAGTGATCAAGGAGGCCCTACGTTATTATCCCAATGGATTGGGAACCCTACGCACTTGCCCCGCAGACATTACCCTTTCTGGTTACCATGTGCCCAAAGGCAGCCATGTAGCTCTGGGCTTCAATGTCCTTTTGCGGGACAATGAATATTATACACAAGCTGATAAGTTCCTTCCAGAACGCTGGCTACGAGATCCGCAGACTGGAAAGAAGACACCCATTAGTGCATTTAGCTATCTGCCCTTCGGTTTTGGACCGCGCATGTGCATTGGCCGAAGATTGGTGGACCTGGAAATCGAGACGAGTGTTGCCAAGTTGATAAGGAACTTCCAGGTGGAATTCAACTACGATGCCAGTCGACCCTATAAGACTTTTGTTTTCATGGAACCTGCTATTCCATTCCGCTTTAAATTCACTGATATCGATCAATAA
- the LOC117138015 gene encoding Bardet-Biedl syndrome 4 protein homolog isoform X1, with translation MYEPGTEQINCNGRLIELPTLEVVRPAPKMPSDANIDWLLHIYFTRREFTRCRRLIERELNRHLNPEYLYFVQGLIDREEGNHIEALRHLQKSAELNPRNIETYKEIGRTLYIMGRFSQALGVFREAEQRSSRQDHEIYHYLGELLYRAATTQSQKDVASQQQDEARSYFELAVQSGRKLESYVRLAELCRKDKQYQKAIEILENCLHLTPENSEVLIEISVLYLKINETQKAHDRLAEVVSIERKCSPKGLLAFGAILQSRNDVDGALSKYSQIANAEPEIAELWNNIGLCFFKKQKFIVAISSLRKSVWLSPLNYNALYNLSLIYIASEQYASAFHTLAAAINLRKDNAECYMLLGLCLRKLDDMENAFVALERASSMATGQQGTGRNPLVVLNFALFCYETGRLALSTEQYNRFMSQAQDLLLPTEYKFQATKLKSLLRISNQGNGILLDSADMGDSDLGHNRATELLPDELPLEVNAVVSQN, from the exons ATGTACGAGCCGGGAACGGAGCAGATCAACTGCAACGGCAGACTGATTGAATTGCCCACCTTGGAGGTTGTGCGTCCAG CTCCCAAAATGCCCAGCGATGCCAACATTGATTGGTTGCTCCACATTTATTTCACTCGCCGCGAATTCACGCGCTGCCGCCGACTCATCGAACGTGAGCTGAATCGTCATTTGAATCCGGAGTACCTGTACTTTGTCCAG GGTCTAATTGACCGTGAAGAGGGCAACCACATCGAGGCGCTCAGACATTTGCAAAAATCAGCGGAGCTCAATCCCAGGAATATCGAGACTTACAAGGAAATCGGCCGAACACT ATACATAATGGGCCGTTTTAGTCAGGCTTTGGGCGTTTTTCGGGAGGCGGAACAAAGGAGCAGCCGGCAGGACCACGAGATATACCATTATCTGGGCGAGCTGCTCTATAGAGCGGCCACGACGCAGAGTCAAAAGGATGTGGCCAGCCAGCAGCAGGACGAGGCCAGGTCCTACTTTGAGTTGGCCGTGCAATCCGGCCGGAAGCTCGAGAGCTATGTTCGTTTGGCGGAGTTGTGTCGCAAGGACAAACAGTACCAAAAGGCCATTGAAATTCTGGAGAACTGCCTACA CTTGACTCCTGAGAACTCGGAGGTTCTGATTGAAATCAGTGTGCTGTACCTGAAAATCAACGAAACGCAAAAGGCACACGATCGTTTGGCGGAAGTCGTCAGCATCGAACGGAAATGCTCGCCCAAGGGACTTCTGGCCTTTGGCGCCATTTTGCAG TCCCGCAACGATGTCGATGGTGCCCTCAGCAAATACAGCCAAATCGCAAACGCTGAGCCGGAAATTGCCGAGCTGTGGAATAACATTGGATTGTGCTTCTTTAAAAAGCAGAAGTTCATTGTG GCCATTTCATCGCTGCGCAAATCCGTTTGGCTATCACCACTTAACTACAATGCCCTTTACAACCTCAGTTTAATCTACATCGCCT CCGAACAATACGCCAGTGCCTTTCACACGCTGGCCGCAGCCATAAACCTGCGCAAGGATAATGCCGAGTGCTACATGCTCCTGGGCC TTTGTTTGCGAAAGCTGGACGACATGGAGAACGCATTTGTGGCACTCGAAAGGGCCAGTTCCATGGCAACTGGCCAACAGGGAACCGGGCGTAATCCCCTGGTTGTGCTGAACTTTGCCTTGTTTTGCTACGAAACCGGCCGACTGGCCCTGTCCACGGAGCAGTACAACCGGTTCATGAGTCAGGCGCAGGATCTTCTGCTGCCCACGGAA TACAAATTCCAAGCCACCAAGCTGAAATCCCTGCTGCGCATCTCGAATCAGGGCAATGGCATCCTGCTGGATTCCGCGGATATGGGCGACTCTGATTTGGGACACAATCGGGCCACGGAACTCCTGCCGGACGAATTGCCACTGGAGGTGAATGCTGTCGTCAGTCAGAATTAG
- the LOC117138484 gene encoding uncharacterized protein LOC117138484 — protein sequence LILNFILNFIFNFILNFKLNFLLATFSHSWGLQVALTFVFPPERPLFTGEKRGSRVVKMCIVQQYARLGLNPSLALTLARSLGPIYAIPLSTLLFLHGFYDRTPKYSRGRLVYQIAV from the exons cttatattaaattttatattaaattttatattcaattttatattaaattttaaattaaattttctattAGCAACTTTC AGTCATTCATGGGGATTGCAAGTGGCGCTCACGTTTGTTTTTCCGCCCGAAAGGCCGTTATTCACTGGGGAAAAGCGAGGGAGTCGAGTCGTAAAGATGTGTATTGTGCAGCAATACGCGCGACTTGGCCTAAATCCGTCCTTGGCTTTGACTTTGGCCCGTTCGCTTGGCCCAATTTATGCAATTCCATTGTCCACTTTATTGTTTCTGCATGGCTTTTATGATCGGACACCTAAATATAGTCGTGGCCGACTTGTTTACCAAATTGCCGTCTAG
- the LOC117138015 gene encoding Bardet-Biedl syndrome 4 protein homolog isoform X2 has product MPSDANIDWLLHIYFTRREFTRCRRLIERELNRHLNPEYLYFVQGLIDREEGNHIEALRHLQKSAELNPRNIETYKEIGRTLYIMGRFSQALGVFREAEQRSSRQDHEIYHYLGELLYRAATTQSQKDVASQQQDEARSYFELAVQSGRKLESYVRLAELCRKDKQYQKAIEILENCLHLTPENSEVLIEISVLYLKINETQKAHDRLAEVVSIERKCSPKGLLAFGAILQSRNDVDGALSKYSQIANAEPEIAELWNNIGLCFFKKQKFIVAISSLRKSVWLSPLNYNALYNLSLIYIASEQYASAFHTLAAAINLRKDNAECYMLLGLCLRKLDDMENAFVALERASSMATGQQGTGRNPLVVLNFALFCYETGRLALSTEQYNRFMSQAQDLLLPTEYKFQATKLKSLLRISNQGNGILLDSADMGDSDLGHNRATELLPDELPLEVNAVVSQN; this is encoded by the exons ATGCCCAGCGATGCCAACATTGATTGGTTGCTCCACATTTATTTCACTCGCCGCGAATTCACGCGCTGCCGCCGACTCATCGAACGTGAGCTGAATCGTCATTTGAATCCGGAGTACCTGTACTTTGTCCAG GGTCTAATTGACCGTGAAGAGGGCAACCACATCGAGGCGCTCAGACATTTGCAAAAATCAGCGGAGCTCAATCCCAGGAATATCGAGACTTACAAGGAAATCGGCCGAACACT ATACATAATGGGCCGTTTTAGTCAGGCTTTGGGCGTTTTTCGGGAGGCGGAACAAAGGAGCAGCCGGCAGGACCACGAGATATACCATTATCTGGGCGAGCTGCTCTATAGAGCGGCCACGACGCAGAGTCAAAAGGATGTGGCCAGCCAGCAGCAGGACGAGGCCAGGTCCTACTTTGAGTTGGCCGTGCAATCCGGCCGGAAGCTCGAGAGCTATGTTCGTTTGGCGGAGTTGTGTCGCAAGGACAAACAGTACCAAAAGGCCATTGAAATTCTGGAGAACTGCCTACA CTTGACTCCTGAGAACTCGGAGGTTCTGATTGAAATCAGTGTGCTGTACCTGAAAATCAACGAAACGCAAAAGGCACACGATCGTTTGGCGGAAGTCGTCAGCATCGAACGGAAATGCTCGCCCAAGGGACTTCTGGCCTTTGGCGCCATTTTGCAG TCCCGCAACGATGTCGATGGTGCCCTCAGCAAATACAGCCAAATCGCAAACGCTGAGCCGGAAATTGCCGAGCTGTGGAATAACATTGGATTGTGCTTCTTTAAAAAGCAGAAGTTCATTGTG GCCATTTCATCGCTGCGCAAATCCGTTTGGCTATCACCACTTAACTACAATGCCCTTTACAACCTCAGTTTAATCTACATCGCCT CCGAACAATACGCCAGTGCCTTTCACACGCTGGCCGCAGCCATAAACCTGCGCAAGGATAATGCCGAGTGCTACATGCTCCTGGGCC TTTGTTTGCGAAAGCTGGACGACATGGAGAACGCATTTGTGGCACTCGAAAGGGCCAGTTCCATGGCAACTGGCCAACAGGGAACCGGGCGTAATCCCCTGGTTGTGCTGAACTTTGCCTTGTTTTGCTACGAAACCGGCCGACTGGCCCTGTCCACGGAGCAGTACAACCGGTTCATGAGTCAGGCGCAGGATCTTCTGCTGCCCACGGAA TACAAATTCCAAGCCACCAAGCTGAAATCCCTGCTGCGCATCTCGAATCAGGGCAATGGCATCCTGCTGGATTCCGCGGATATGGGCGACTCTGATTTGGGACACAATCGGGCCACGGAACTCCTGCCGGACGAATTGCCACTGGAGGTGAATGCTGTCGTCAGTCAGAATTAG
- the LOC117138015 gene encoding Bardet-Biedl syndrome 4 protein homolog isoform X3 translates to MYEPGTEQINCNGRLIELPTLEVVRPAPKMPSDANIDWLLHIYFTRREFTRCRRLIERELNRHLNPEYLYFVQGLIDREEGNHIEALRHLQKSAELNPRNIETYKEIGRTLYIMGRFSQALGVFREAEQRSSRQDHEIYHYLGELLYRAATTQSQKDVASQQQDEARSYFELAVQSGRKLESYVRLAELCRKDKQYQKAIEILENCLHLTPENSEVLIEISVLYLKINETQKAHDRLAEVVSIERKCSPKGLLAFGAILQSRNDVDGALSKYSQIANAEPEIAELWNNIGLCFFKKQKFIVAISSLRKSVWLSPLNYNALYNLSLIYIAFCLRKLDDMENAFVALERASSMATGQQGTGRNPLVVLNFALFCYETGRLALSTEQYNRFMSQAQDLLLPTEYKFQATKLKSLLRISNQGNGILLDSADMGDSDLGHNRATELLPDELPLEVNAVVSQN, encoded by the exons ATGTACGAGCCGGGAACGGAGCAGATCAACTGCAACGGCAGACTGATTGAATTGCCCACCTTGGAGGTTGTGCGTCCAG CTCCCAAAATGCCCAGCGATGCCAACATTGATTGGTTGCTCCACATTTATTTCACTCGCCGCGAATTCACGCGCTGCCGCCGACTCATCGAACGTGAGCTGAATCGTCATTTGAATCCGGAGTACCTGTACTTTGTCCAG GGTCTAATTGACCGTGAAGAGGGCAACCACATCGAGGCGCTCAGACATTTGCAAAAATCAGCGGAGCTCAATCCCAGGAATATCGAGACTTACAAGGAAATCGGCCGAACACT ATACATAATGGGCCGTTTTAGTCAGGCTTTGGGCGTTTTTCGGGAGGCGGAACAAAGGAGCAGCCGGCAGGACCACGAGATATACCATTATCTGGGCGAGCTGCTCTATAGAGCGGCCACGACGCAGAGTCAAAAGGATGTGGCCAGCCAGCAGCAGGACGAGGCCAGGTCCTACTTTGAGTTGGCCGTGCAATCCGGCCGGAAGCTCGAGAGCTATGTTCGTTTGGCGGAGTTGTGTCGCAAGGACAAACAGTACCAAAAGGCCATTGAAATTCTGGAGAACTGCCTACA CTTGACTCCTGAGAACTCGGAGGTTCTGATTGAAATCAGTGTGCTGTACCTGAAAATCAACGAAACGCAAAAGGCACACGATCGTTTGGCGGAAGTCGTCAGCATCGAACGGAAATGCTCGCCCAAGGGACTTCTGGCCTTTGGCGCCATTTTGCAG TCCCGCAACGATGTCGATGGTGCCCTCAGCAAATACAGCCAAATCGCAAACGCTGAGCCGGAAATTGCCGAGCTGTGGAATAACATTGGATTGTGCTTCTTTAAAAAGCAGAAGTTCATTGTG GCCATTTCATCGCTGCGCAAATCCGTTTGGCTATCACCACTTAACTACAATGCCCTTTACAACCTCAGTTTAATCTACATCGCCT TTTGTTTGCGAAAGCTGGACGACATGGAGAACGCATTTGTGGCACTCGAAAGGGCCAGTTCCATGGCAACTGGCCAACAGGGAACCGGGCGTAATCCCCTGGTTGTGCTGAACTTTGCCTTGTTTTGCTACGAAACCGGCCGACTGGCCCTGTCCACGGAGCAGTACAACCGGTTCATGAGTCAGGCGCAGGATCTTCTGCTGCCCACGGAA TACAAATTCCAAGCCACCAAGCTGAAATCCCTGCTGCGCATCTCGAATCAGGGCAATGGCATCCTGCTGGATTCCGCGGATATGGGCGACTCTGATTTGGGACACAATCGGGCCACGGAACTCCTGCCGGACGAATTGCCACTGGAGGTGAATGCTGTCGTCAGTCAGAATTAG